One Deltaproteobacteria bacterium genomic window carries:
- a CDS encoding acylphosphatase, translated as MARSALEITVRGVVQGVGFRPFVHRIASRCGLDGWVANTPGGVVVRVEGSRAAIARFRSLFRGEIPAAARVTRLTSRRVRPSDAAGFRILRSRTEGIALSTIPPDIATCAECAAELSDPNDRRHLYPFTNCT; from the coding sequence GTGGCGAGGTCGGCGCTCGAGATCACGGTCCGCGGCGTCGTCCAGGGGGTGGGGTTCCGCCCGTTCGTCCACCGGATCGCGTCCCGCTGCGGCCTCGACGGGTGGGTCGCGAACACCCCCGGTGGCGTCGTCGTCCGCGTGGAGGGGTCGCGGGCCGCCATCGCGCGGTTCCGGTCCCTCTTCCGCGGGGAGATCCCGGCTGCCGCGCGCGTGACCCGCCTCACATCGCGGAGGGTGCGCCCCTCGGACGCCGCCGGATTCCGGATCCTCCGGAGCCGGACGGAAGGAATCGCCCTCTCGACGATCCCGCCGGACATCGCGACCTGCGCCGAATGCGCCGCCGAGCTGTCCGACCCGAACGATCGCAGGCACCTCTACCCGTTCACCAACTGCACG
- a CDS encoding HyaD/HybD family hydrogenase maturation endopeptidase, which yields MRVIGVGNILLRDEGIGVHVVRELSARGEPPGAEYVDGGVAGATLLNLIEGEERVVLVDAVGAPLPPGTVVRLRPDDLAGSGAPSWSLHDLNLADTLGMMRLRGTLPDVLILGVVPADIATYSLELSPAVSDRFGEIVEKIRGEIAAFAASRRV from the coding sequence ATGCGGGTCATCGGTGTCGGGAACATCCTCCTTCGCGACGAGGGGATCGGCGTCCACGTCGTGCGGGAGCTCTCCGCCCGGGGGGAACCGCCCGGCGCGGAGTATGTGGACGGCGGCGTGGCCGGCGCCACCCTGTTGAACCTCATCGAGGGGGAGGAGCGCGTCGTCCTCGTCGACGCCGTGGGCGCGCCGCTCCCGCCCGGGACGGTGGTCCGGCTCCGCCCGGACGATCTCGCCGGATCCGGCGCCCCGTCGTGGTCGCTCCACGACCTGAACCTCGCCGACACTCTCGGGATGATGCGCCTCCGCGGCACCCTCCCCGACGTGCTCATCCTCGGAGTGGTCCCCGCGGACATCGCGACGTACAGCCTCGAGCTGTCCCCGGCGGTCTCGGACCGTTTCGGGGAGATCGTGGAAAAGATCCGGGGGGAGATCGCGGCGTTCGCGGCCTCCCGCCGGGTGTAG